In a genomic window of Struthio camelus isolate bStrCam1 chromosome 16, bStrCam1.hap1, whole genome shotgun sequence:
- the PITPNA gene encoding phosphatidylinositol transfer protein alpha isoform has protein sequence MVLIKEYRVILPVSVEEYQVGQLYSVAEASKNETGGGEGVEVLVNEPYERDGERGQYTHKIYHLQSKVPTFVRMLAPEGALNIHEKAWNAYPYCRTVITNEYMKDDFLIKIETWHKSDLGTQENVHKLEPDVWKNVEAIYIDIADRSQVLPKDYKAEEDPAKFKSVKTGRGPLGPNWKKELGKQTDCPYMCAYKLVTVKFKWWGLQNKVENFIQKQEKRLFTNFHRQLFCWLDKWVDLTMEDIRRMEEETKRQLDEMREKDPVKGMTAADD, from the exons TATCAAGTGGGACAGCTGTATTCTGTGGCAGAAGCCAGTAAAAATGAAACTGGTGGAGGTGAAGGAGTGGAGGTCCTGGTGAATGAACCTTATGAAAGAGATGGAGAGCGTGGGCAGTACACACACAAGATCTACCACTTACAGAG CAAAGTGCCAACATTTGTGAGAATGCTGGCCCCGGAAGGAGCTCTGAATATACATGAAAAAGCATGGAATGCCTATCCCTACTGCAGAACTG TTATTACA AATGAGTATATGAAGGATGATTTCTTGATCAAAATTGAAACCTGGCATAAATCAGATCTTGGAACGCAAGAGAAT GTTCATAAACTGGAGCCAGATGTGTGGAAGAACGTAGAAGCTATTTATATAGACATTGCTGATCGGAGTCAAGTGCTTCCCAAG GATTACAAGGCAGAAGAAGATCCAGCAAAATTTAAATCTGTCAAGACTGGGCGTGGACCTCTGGGTCCCAACTGGAAG AAGGAGCTGGGAAAGCAGACAGATTGTCCATACATGTGTGCTTACAAACTGGTAACAGTCAAGTTCAAGTGGTGGGGTCTGCAAAACAAAGTTGAGAACTTTATCCAGAAG caagaaaagcGTCTCTTCACAAACTTCCATCGGCAACTCTTTTGCTGGCTTGATAAGTGGGTTGATCTGACTATGGAGGACATTCGTAGGATGGAGGAGGAGACCAAGAGACAGCTGGATGAG ATGAGAGAAAAAGATCCAGTGAAAGGAATGACGGCTGCAGATGACTAA